In Leptospira sp. WS58.C1, a single genomic region encodes these proteins:
- a CDS encoding Lsa36 family surface (lipo)protein codes for MDRMAPIESKIGRCIRYAAFLILSSSVYFIPVSSAEAQVTCIPPASGNNVCDLIPASTAAQFNGLEETIRKEYLNELTKSMADASVLANINSSMMGPGTINRFQVGAGLGVAGVQKDDINIQYSDISIPKFPNVGASINPGAMAGVNLGWLLGQGPADQADPDEKNKNSGRSFLHRINIYAHGFQGNISNGDIKSLSDSTSKDLSMSGNVNSFGMTVRFQIARERYTKLDFFGFTGVSLGIGFHRKWEEINMNYHPSGSDAVKVEFGPATGRWDADVNFAYQSKVQSVPVDIRTGVRLFYFLTLFAGAGISNNTGYTKLNLGVSGPLYLALDPNASGLPPEIIQQMNGNASGTLSLRTSGSADVRTQMNYFVGGFELNIFMFKVLAEAMATDDKIYSANLGVKFAL; via the coding sequence ATGGATCGAATGGCTCCTATAGAGAGTAAAATTGGGCGGTGTATTCGATATGCCGCTTTCCTAATCTTATCTTCTTCCGTATATTTTATCCCGGTTTCCTCCGCAGAAGCTCAGGTAACATGTATTCCTCCCGCTTCCGGAAACAATGTTTGTGATCTAATTCCTGCTTCCACCGCGGCTCAGTTCAACGGTTTGGAAGAAACGATCCGCAAGGAATATCTGAACGAACTCACTAAATCCATGGCGGACGCATCCGTTCTGGCCAATATCAACTCTTCCATGATGGGACCCGGAACTATTAACCGTTTTCAAGTGGGAGCGGGCCTTGGAGTTGCCGGAGTCCAAAAGGACGATATTAATATCCAATACAGCGATATTTCGATTCCTAAATTCCCGAATGTAGGAGCTTCGATCAACCCGGGAGCGATGGCGGGTGTGAACTTGGGATGGTTACTCGGTCAGGGACCTGCGGATCAGGCTGATCCTGATGAAAAGAATAAAAATTCGGGCAGATCCTTCCTTCATAGGATCAATATTTATGCACACGGTTTCCAAGGGAATATTTCCAACGGTGATATTAAATCCTTAAGTGACTCGACTTCCAAGGATCTATCCATGTCCGGAAATGTGAACAGTTTCGGAATGACTGTTAGATTTCAGATCGCAAGAGAAAGATATACCAAACTGGACTTCTTCGGATTTACGGGAGTTAGTTTAGGGATCGGCTTCCACAGAAAATGGGAAGAGATCAATATGAATTATCATCCAAGCGGATCCGATGCGGTCAAAGTTGAGTTCGGTCCTGCCACCGGTAGATGGGATGCGGATGTCAACTTCGCTTATCAATCGAAGGTCCAATCCGTTCCGGTGGATATTAGAACCGGTGTTAGGCTATTCTATTTCTTAACCTTGTTTGCGGGAGCCGGTATCTCGAATAATACCGGTTATACAAAATTGAACTTAGGGGTAAGCGGTCCTCTGTATTTGGCCCTAGACCCGAACGCTTCCGGTCTTCCTCCGGAAATTATCCAACAGATGAATGGGAACGCAAGCGGTACATTATCCTTAAGAACTAGCGGATCCGCTGATGTAAGGACCCAAATGAACTATTTTGTCGGTGGTTTTGAATTGAATATATTCATGTTCAAGGTATTGGCAGAAGCAATGGCCACGGACGATAAGATATACTCGGCGAACCTAGGTGTAAAATTCGCTTTATAG
- a CDS encoding acyl-CoA dehydrogenase family protein — MERVLQFTEEHEAFRDMARKFFETEVVPHHHEWEKVGMVPKELWKKAGASGLLCPDVPEEFGGSGADFLYNVVVIEESSRSGNSGFFVSLHNDVIAPYITAYANEEQKKRWLPGCCSGDSILAVAMTEPGAGSDLKNIRTSAVDKGDHYIVNGQKTFISNGQLANLVITAVKHENGTISLVMIEEGMKGFERGRNLEKIGLKAQDTSELYFNDVVVPKENVIGKDGQGFRYLMMKLAQERLVLAIAAVEATALVQRMTLKYIKERMAFGKKIGSFQHIKFQMAEMATELEMCRTFVDKVVSEHIAGKKLTVEASMAKYYSTEMQKRHTDLCLQFFGGYGYMMEYPIARAYLDARIQTIYAGTTEIMKEIIGGSLGL, encoded by the coding sequence ATGGAAAGAGTCCTACAATTTACCGAAGAGCATGAAGCTTTTCGTGATATGGCACGCAAGTTTTTCGAAACTGAAGTCGTTCCTCATCATCATGAATGGGAAAAAGTCGGAATGGTTCCAAAAGAACTTTGGAAAAAGGCGGGAGCAAGTGGACTCCTTTGCCCTGACGTTCCGGAAGAATTTGGCGGATCCGGTGCGGATTTCTTATATAACGTTGTTGTAATAGAAGAATCTTCTAGATCCGGAAACAGCGGATTTTTCGTATCTTTGCATAACGATGTGATCGCACCTTATATCACTGCGTATGCAAACGAAGAACAAAAAAAGAGATGGTTGCCCGGTTGTTGCAGCGGAGACAGCATTTTAGCGGTCGCTATGACGGAGCCTGGAGCGGGTTCTGATCTTAAAAATATCAGAACGAGCGCCGTGGACAAGGGAGACCATTATATAGTCAACGGTCAAAAAACATTTATTTCCAATGGGCAGCTTGCAAATTTAGTAATTACCGCCGTGAAACATGAAAACGGCACGATTTCGCTTGTTATGATAGAAGAGGGGATGAAAGGTTTCGAAAGAGGCCGTAATCTCGAGAAGATCGGACTAAAAGCTCAGGATACCTCGGAATTATACTTCAACGATGTAGTAGTTCCCAAAGAGAATGTAATCGGAAAAGACGGACAAGGTTTCCGGTATTTGATGATGAAACTCGCGCAAGAGCGTCTTGTATTGGCGATCGCAGCGGTAGAAGCCACAGCACTCGTACAAAGGATGACTCTAAAATATATTAAAGAGAGGATGGCATTCGGGAAAAAAATCGGAAGTTTCCAACACATCAAATTTCAAATGGCGGAAATGGCTACGGAACTGGAAATGTGCCGTACTTTCGTCGACAAAGTGGTTTCGGAGCATATTGCAGGAAAAAAATTAACCGTAGAGGCTTCTATGGCTAAATATTATTCCACCGAAATGCAAAAACGTCATACTGACCTTTGCCTCCAATTCTTCGGTGGATACGGTTATATGATGGAATACCCGATCGCAAGAGCGTATTTGGATGCAAGGATCCAGACGATCTACGCGGGAACCACCGAAATCATGAAAGAAATTATTGGTGGAAGTTTAGGACTCTGA
- a CDS encoding cAMP/cGMP-dependent 3',5'-cyclic-AMP/GMP phosphodiesterase, with amino-acid sequence MLKEQTRGYIELPRGGYLVETSEGFFQIGSPPETIKDTMAEKKTPLVFILPNKFFHVEKGISTAELEFPIYFNFFLRQKKTTIICTAEQKDQLITVLKESLMGPEEINLESEYLDGAESFGFPDMKAEMAYFRGYKGLDDVVEFQVFDRDNMVNLGKVLVRKLPSGDFRITDGTKETEIPGEVGFNIKYEIGHRLKEPFQAPLLGITCLGPSHGFDPEDNTSGFIIWLNHQGIMVDPPVNSTEWLRMSNVNPKLINHVILTHCHADHDAGTFQKILEETKITIHATATVMESFIRKYSALTKIPRRELLELFHFQPIIIGRPLMINGGEFNFHYALHSIPSVGFEFFFQDQSFVYTSDHLNEPDVHDKMYEKGVLPESRWKFLKEFPWDRRIIYHEAGIPPLHTRVSYLASLPPEIQEKITVYHIARTDMPPGTKLKLARFGIENTVYPEITPPKHMEAYNLLDILSQIDIFSGFPIEKAKEFLLIVREEKYKRGDQIIKKGTPGDKFYIIASGNVKFEGLLGDSDIAPIKRYGQYEYFGEASLVLDLPRAADVFAETDVVALTIEKNKFLQFIRNTDLRQNLIRLNSIRDSNSWKTLLDSRHFKGLTSHQVTQLEMIMRLSKVNKGSVLIAEKAFYHEAYIIRHGKVSVYQHGKKLAELTDGDFVGEIYAISKKLVSNYTFQAESEMELFSISQNELIQYIKRNPGVYMRMNTVY; translated from the coding sequence ATGCTAAAAGAACAAACCAGGGGATACATAGAACTTCCTAGAGGAGGGTATTTAGTCGAAACAAGCGAGGGCTTCTTTCAGATCGGCTCTCCTCCCGAAACCATCAAAGACACGATGGCCGAAAAAAAGACTCCCCTGGTATTCATACTTCCTAATAAATTTTTCCACGTAGAAAAAGGGATCAGTACCGCAGAACTTGAATTCCCGATCTACTTTAACTTCTTCTTAAGACAAAAAAAGACCACGATTATCTGTACCGCCGAGCAAAAAGATCAGCTCATCACAGTACTTAAAGAATCCTTAATGGGTCCGGAAGAGATCAATTTAGAATCCGAATATTTAGACGGTGCGGAATCTTTCGGCTTTCCCGATATGAAAGCGGAGATGGCCTATTTCAGAGGATACAAAGGATTAGATGATGTAGTCGAATTCCAAGTATTCGATAGAGATAATATGGTCAACCTAGGAAAAGTATTGGTACGTAAACTTCCTTCCGGCGATTTTAGGATTACCGATGGAACTAAAGAGACCGAGATCCCTGGAGAAGTCGGATTCAATATTAAATACGAGATCGGTCATCGGTTAAAGGAACCTTTTCAAGCACCTTTACTTGGGATCACTTGCCTCGGACCTTCCCATGGATTCGACCCCGAGGACAACACCTCCGGGTTTATTATCTGGTTGAACCACCAAGGAATTATGGTGGACCCTCCGGTAAATTCTACCGAGTGGCTTCGCATGTCCAATGTGAATCCTAAACTTATCAATCACGTTATTCTCACTCACTGCCATGCCGACCATGACGCGGGAACATTCCAAAAAATTTTGGAAGAGACCAAGATCACAATCCATGCAACTGCGACTGTGATGGAAAGTTTTATCCGAAAATATTCCGCCCTCACTAAAATACCTCGCAGGGAATTGCTCGAACTTTTTCATTTCCAACCGATCATCATCGGAAGACCTCTTATGATCAACGGTGGAGAATTCAATTTTCATTATGCATTACATTCCATTCCTTCCGTAGGATTCGAGTTCTTCTTCCAAGACCAATCCTTTGTGTATACCTCCGATCATTTGAACGAACCGGACGTGCACGATAAGATGTATGAAAAGGGAGTTCTTCCCGAATCGCGCTGGAAATTCTTAAAGGAATTTCCATGGGACAGAAGGATTATTTATCATGAGGCGGGAATTCCTCCTCTTCATACAAGAGTGAGTTATTTAGCGAGTTTGCCTCCAGAGATCCAGGAAAAGATCACCGTTTATCATATAGCGAGAACGGATATGCCTCCGGGAACAAAACTCAAATTGGCCCGTTTCGGAATTGAGAACACAGTTTATCCCGAGATCACACCGCCGAAACACATGGAGGCTTATAATCTTCTCGATATCCTAAGCCAAATCGATATTTTTAGCGGTTTCCCGATAGAAAAAGCGAAGGAATTCCTACTCATTGTCCGCGAAGAAAAATACAAACGTGGAGATCAGATTATCAAGAAGGGAACTCCAGGCGATAAATTTTATATCATCGCTTCCGGGAACGTAAAGTTCGAAGGCCTTTTAGGAGATTCCGATATAGCGCCCATTAAACGATATGGTCAGTATGAATATTTCGGAGAAGCTTCCTTAGTATTGGATCTGCCTAGAGCCGCTGACGTTTTTGCAGAAACGGATGTAGTAGCTCTTACGATCGAGAAGAATAAGTTCCTACAATTTATCAGAAATACGGATTTAAGACAAAACTTAATACGACTGAACAGCATTCGCGACAGTAACTCTTGGAAAACACTGTTAGATTCTCGTCATTTTAAAGGACTTACAAGCCATCAAGTCACTCAATTAGAGATGATCATGAGACTTTCCAAGGTGAACAAAGGTTCAGTGCTTATCGCGGAAAAAGCGTTTTACCACGAAGCATATATCATTCGTCATGGAAAAGTAAGCGTTTATCAACACGGCAAAAAATTAGCCGAGTTGACTGATGGGGATTTCGTGGGAGAGATCTACGCGATATCCAAAAAGCTGGTGTCCAATTACACGTTCCAAGCGGAATCCGAAATGGAGTTGTTCTCTATTTCTCAGAATGAACTCATCCAGTACATTAAACGGAATCCCGGCGTTTACATGAGAATGAATACCGTCTACTGA
- the trxA gene encoding thioredoxin, translated as MALTEINDSTFSSEINGGMVLVDCWAEWCGPCRMVSPVLEELSSEMNDILKIKKLNVDDNQDTAQKLNIQSLPTLLLFKDGQLVDKIIGALPKAQIKSFIERHK; from the coding sequence ATGGCATTGACCGAAATAAACGATTCAACTTTCAGTTCCGAGATCAACGGGGGCATGGTTCTAGTAGATTGCTGGGCCGAATGGTGCGGTCCCTGTAGAATGGTTTCCCCGGTTTTGGAAGAACTTTCGTCCGAGATGAACGATATCTTAAAAATTAAAAAATTAAACGTAGACGACAATCAGGACACGGCACAAAAATTAAATATTCAATCTTTGCCGACCCTTCTACTTTTCAAAGACGGACAATTAGTGGATAAGATCATAGGAGCACTTCCTAAGGCGCAAATCAAAAGTTTTATCGAAAGACATAAATAA
- a CDS encoding twin-arginine translocase TatA/TatE family subunit — protein sequence MYAPLAFLNLGPWEIFFILGLALLLFGGKRLPSLAKDLGDGIRQFRKSLSGDSESESAKIQEPETKPTPTPSSSKKSKKSA from the coding sequence ATGTACGCACCACTCGCATTTTTAAATTTAGGCCCTTGGGAAATCTTTTTCATACTAGGTTTAGCTCTCCTACTTTTCGGGGGCAAGCGACTTCCCTCTTTAGCTAAGGATTTAGGGGACGGAATCCGCCAATTTCGTAAGTCTCTTTCCGGAGATTCCGAATCTGAATCCGCTAAAATCCAGGAACCGGAAACCAAACCGACTCCGACTCCTTCTTCCTCTAAGAAATCCAAAAAATCCGCTTAA
- the tatC gene encoding twin-arginine translocase subunit TatC translates to MPSKKKHLSTNEMKQPSLSASEESFPHDREKFMTLGEHLEELRSVLIRSILVFTVFFVVALYFGEELHKIVIKPYKNILGESATFYQIKLMAPFMVYLRTGFMVSILITFPFVLAFLWGFVSPALEPRTARLGKALIAFSTVLFWLGIWLCWAQAFESFLKIFLVTVRPLDIETKLPIDEYYDVFFNMHLIFGLSFQLPVIMVLLAAVGILKLSFLLRHWREAFIGIAFAAAVLSPGPDVISMLMLFVPLLFLFGISLALIAIIERK, encoded by the coding sequence ATGCCTTCTAAAAAAAAGCACCTTTCAACTAATGAAATGAAACAACCTTCCCTCTCTGCCTCGGAGGAAAGTTTTCCTCATGACAGAGAAAAATTTATGACCTTGGGGGAACATTTAGAGGAATTACGTTCCGTTCTAATTCGTTCCATTCTGGTTTTTACCGTTTTTTTCGTGGTAGCTTTGTATTTCGGAGAAGAGTTACATAAGATAGTCATCAAACCGTACAAGAACATTCTGGGGGAATCCGCCACTTTCTACCAAATCAAACTCATGGCTCCTTTTATGGTTTATTTGCGAACGGGATTTATGGTTTCTATCTTGATCACTTTCCCTTTTGTTCTAGCTTTTTTATGGGGATTTGTTTCTCCCGCATTAGAACCGAGAACGGCAAGACTCGGAAAAGCTCTTATCGCATTTTCCACAGTTCTTTTTTGGTTGGGAATTTGGCTCTGTTGGGCCCAAGCATTCGAAAGTTTTCTGAAAATTTTTTTAGTGACTGTTCGCCCTCTAGATATAGAGACAAAACTTCCCATAGACGAATACTACGATGTATTCTTCAATATGCATTTGATCTTCGGATTGTCTTTTCAACTTCCGGTCATCATGGTGTTACTAGCGGCTGTTGGAATATTAAAACTTTCTTTTTTACTCAGACATTGGAGAGAAGCATTTATCGGGATCGCATTTGCGGCAGCGGTATTATCCCCGGGACCAGATGTAATATCAATGTTGATGTTATTCGTTCCTTTACTGTTCCTTTTTGGGATCTCACTCGCACTAATCGCAATCATAGAGAGGAAATGA
- the rktP gene encoding Arg-Lys translocation region protein phosphatase RktP — protein MFPNLQSKHKLAFASFTASFVLFLSYLLLDDFLFGEEIRKELRAFVWVRLLVGLLFSILLGILTYYLLNLSFKSLKSISQLLQNWTQDVYEDSGETEREDELGELARHFRIALYQKKTKEEAVSQESLNKKERELSDNIQKFFHKIRLHKIKNLDITVFPRSSDSGDADYANIIPTADGCFGVLAGFPNHGALESSLKARIEGMISLAQETTGLRGEDLLHKMDRALRSTPISYLNLTLFYLETRNGEAGILQFQKLPALVHKSGKTTPLPISKQVFYDFRSTTRDVKKIQVKPGEYLVFLSDRLTELTSSAGVAPLLVQLQNWSSNREYKNSRELTLDFGRFLEMETGKKGLSKAAILTVGRVRD, from the coding sequence TTGTTTCCGAATCTTCAATCCAAACATAAATTAGCGTTCGCCTCATTTACCGCTTCTTTCGTATTATTTTTATCTTATCTACTTTTGGATGATTTCCTATTCGGAGAAGAAATTAGAAAAGAATTAAGAGCATTTGTTTGGGTCAGACTGCTGGTCGGGCTTTTATTTTCCATTCTGCTCGGAATACTTACCTATTATCTTCTGAATTTAAGTTTTAAATCCCTTAAATCGATTTCCCAACTCTTGCAGAACTGGACCCAAGACGTATATGAGGATTCAGGAGAAACCGAAAGAGAGGACGAATTAGGGGAACTTGCGAGGCATTTTCGGATCGCTCTCTACCAAAAAAAGACAAAAGAAGAAGCTGTTTCCCAGGAATCCTTAAACAAAAAGGAAAGAGAACTTTCCGATAACATCCAGAAATTTTTCCATAAGATCAGACTTCATAAGATCAAAAATCTGGATATCACCGTTTTTCCTCGCTCTAGCGATAGCGGAGACGCGGACTACGCAAATATTATTCCGACTGCTGACGGCTGTTTCGGAGTATTAGCCGGTTTTCCCAACCACGGAGCACTCGAATCTTCCCTCAAGGCAAGGATAGAAGGTATGATCTCCCTTGCTCAGGAAACGACCGGCCTACGAGGAGAAGATTTACTCCATAAAATGGATCGGGCACTTAGATCCACTCCTATCTCTTATCTAAACCTTACGCTCTTTTATTTAGAGACCAGGAATGGCGAAGCGGGTATTCTACAATTCCAAAAACTTCCAGCACTCGTACATAAATCCGGTAAAACGACTCCATTACCTATTTCTAAACAAGTATTTTATGATTTCAGAAGTACGACAAGAGATGTCAAAAAGATCCAAGTAAAACCGGGGGAATATTTGGTTTTCCTGAGCGATAGGTTGACCGAATTGACTAGCTCCGCAGGTGTAGCGCCACTTCTTGTACAACTCCAAAATTGGAGTTCCAACAGAGAGTATAAGAATTCCAGAGAACTTACCCTTGACTTCGGAAGATTTTTAGAAATGGAAACCGGTAAAAAGGGACTTTCTAAAGCGGCAATTTTGACTGTGGGTAGAGTCAGGGATTAA
- the clpX gene encoding ATP-dependent Clp protease ATP-binding subunit ClpX: MAKKPTGTNNKQKLFCSFCGKEQDSVKRLVAGPGVYICDECISLCNEIIAEEPEQEKERTELLGEVPNPAAIKAILDQYVIGQDHAKKALSVAVYNHYKRIYLKDKKADIELEKSNILLIGPTGSGKTLLAQTLAKIIKVPFAIVDATALTEAGYVGEDVENIILKLIQNADNDIKKAEIGIIYIDEVDKIARKSDSASITRDVSGEGVQQALLKIIEGTVANVPPQGGRKHPHQEYLQVDTKNILFILGGAFVDLDNIIKTRTGVKTIGFGSDEKDGKILRDESKGEILARVIPDDLMKFGLIPEFIGRMPVIATLQDLSVEMLKRIFREPKNAILRQYTKILEMENVKLSFEEGAIDKIAQLAIERESGARGLRAIVENLMLDLMYEIPSRKDVEEVIITEDAVNGTKPPKLILKKEPKIA; the protein is encoded by the coding sequence GTGGCAAAAAAACCGACCGGAACCAATAATAAACAAAAATTATTTTGTTCGTTCTGCGGAAAGGAACAAGACTCCGTAAAACGACTGGTTGCCGGTCCCGGTGTTTATATTTGCGACGAGTGTATCTCTCTCTGCAATGAGATCATTGCAGAAGAACCTGAACAGGAAAAAGAACGCACGGAACTATTGGGAGAAGTCCCGAACCCTGCCGCGATCAAAGCGATCCTAGACCAGTACGTAATCGGACAAGACCATGCAAAAAAAGCTTTGTCCGTCGCGGTTTACAACCATTACAAACGAATTTATCTCAAAGATAAAAAAGCGGATATCGAATTAGAAAAATCGAATATTCTTTTGATCGGACCTACCGGTTCCGGAAAAACTCTCCTCGCTCAAACTCTCGCTAAGATCATTAAGGTACCATTTGCGATCGTGGATGCAACGGCTCTCACCGAGGCAGGATACGTAGGAGAGGATGTGGAAAACATCATTCTCAAGTTGATCCAAAATGCGGACAATGATATCAAAAAAGCCGAGATCGGTATCATCTACATAGACGAGGTGGATAAGATCGCCCGCAAATCGGACAGCGCGTCCATCACAAGAGACGTGAGTGGAGAAGGTGTACAACAAGCGCTTCTAAAAATTATAGAAGGAACCGTAGCAAACGTTCCTCCGCAAGGCGGAAGAAAACATCCTCACCAAGAATATCTGCAAGTGGATACGAAAAATATCCTCTTCATTCTGGGTGGAGCATTCGTTGACCTGGATAATATCATCAAGACCAGGACCGGTGTAAAAACAATCGGATTCGGTAGCGATGAGAAAGACGGCAAAATCCTAAGAGACGAGAGTAAAGGGGAAATCCTGGCTCGAGTGATCCCTGACGACTTAATGAAGTTCGGACTCATCCCTGAATTTATAGGTCGTATGCCGGTAATCGCGACTCTGCAGGATTTGAGCGTAGAAATGCTCAAACGTATTTTCAGAGAGCCTAAAAATGCAATATTACGCCAATATACTAAGATCCTTGAGATGGAAAATGTAAAACTTTCCTTCGAAGAGGGAGCTATCGATAAGATCGCTCAGCTTGCTATCGAAAGAGAGTCAGGTGCCAGAGGTCTACGTGCTATCGTGGAAAATCTGATGTTAGATCTGATGTACGAGATCCCTTCCCGCAAAGACGTAGAAGAAGTGATTATCACAGAAGATGCAGTAAACGGAACCAAACCTCCGAAACTCATTCTGAAAAAAGAACCGAAAATCGCTTAA
- the clpP gene encoding ATP-dependent Clp endopeptidase proteolytic subunit ClpP: MAIIPTVIEQTGRGEMRYDVFSRLLKDRIIFLGDAISDDYANVIIAQLLFLDAENPDRDIYLYLNSPGGYVSSGLAIYDTMQYIKADVRTLCIGQASSMAALLLAGGAKGKRSALPHSRIMMHQPTGGATGQASDIAIQAKEVLKLKQVLNGLYAKHTGKSVDEVQKDTERDLYMTPEEAQKYGIIDSVISIERQKN, translated from the coding sequence ATGGCAATAATTCCCACAGTTATAGAGCAAACCGGTCGCGGAGAAATGCGGTATGACGTATTTTCCCGCCTCTTAAAAGACAGAATTATCTTTCTCGGTGACGCAATTTCGGACGATTACGCGAACGTAATCATCGCCCAACTACTGTTCCTAGACGCGGAAAATCCGGACAGGGACATCTACTTATATCTCAATTCTCCGGGTGGATACGTATCTTCCGGGCTTGCCATTTACGATACTATGCAGTATATTAAGGCCGACGTTCGTACACTTTGTATCGGTCAGGCTTCTTCTATGGCGGCGCTTCTTCTGGCAGGCGGGGCAAAGGGCAAAAGATCCGCTCTTCCTCATTCCAGGATAATGATGCACCAGCCAACTGGAGGAGCTACCGGTCAGGCTTCCGATATCGCGATCCAAGCAAAGGAAGTCCTGAAATTAAAGCAGGTGTTGAACGGTTTGTACGCTAAACATACAGGCAAGTCCGTGGATGAAGTGCAAAAGGATACCGAAAGAGACCTTTACATGACTCCGGAAGAAGCCCAAAAATACGGGATCATCGATTCCGTAATTTCTATAGAGCGTCAAAAGAACTGA
- the tig gene encoding trigger factor, translated as MEFKTKKNQNASVDLKLTFDKNDLEKAFEKTYKEKQKDLKIPGFRPGKAPIEMVKRHLGDSVANDAINLLLLETVSELSGKLEHKMVRFPKFTVEDYVPEKSLVATAVYDTDPEVSLGKYKKIKIKLPEVQVTDEDINEELQLVRKQLARKLLREPGEGAESGDIVDMEFEVKEEGQEPKNAKNGSSDYKLGEPNNLPGFDDNLYGIKTGETKNFFYTYPNDYPREDLAGKKMEFAMTLKAIYKEVLPELDDDLASEYDGSSSLQALKDKIKADLQKNYTEAVKSKKMEDIYKELVADSKFVFPESYLTEESEHVYQNMMQDVLGRGQARIPKEQIPSIEKYAEMVGKPVEEVRDSFKTIAENRLKGYFSRQKLASAENIVLTDEDFDREISTLASRYGMPDADFKKELEKGKLLETYRDNFLAKKIDDTLFQLVEKKYNEKMSIRQLKEFLSNKETGEVWQ; from the coding sequence ATGGAATTCAAGACAAAGAAAAATCAAAACGCATCCGTAGACCTTAAGTTAACCTTTGATAAGAACGATCTCGAAAAAGCGTTCGAAAAGACGTATAAAGAAAAACAAAAGGATCTCAAGATCCCGGGCTTCCGTCCCGGCAAAGCGCCGATCGAAATGGTAAAACGCCATCTCGGAGACTCGGTAGCAAACGACGCAATCAATCTTCTATTATTAGAAACTGTCAGTGAACTTTCCGGGAAACTGGAACACAAGATGGTCCGTTTCCCTAAATTTACGGTCGAGGACTATGTTCCCGAAAAAAGTTTAGTGGCAACTGCCGTTTACGATACCGATCCGGAAGTTTCCCTAGGGAAATACAAAAAGATCAAGATCAAACTTCCTGAAGTGCAAGTGACCGACGAGGATATCAACGAGGAACTTCAGTTGGTCCGTAAACAACTTGCCAGAAAACTCCTGAGAGAACCGGGCGAAGGAGCCGAGAGCGGCGATATCGTAGACATGGAATTCGAAGTGAAGGAAGAAGGGCAGGAACCGAAAAACGCTAAAAACGGTTCAAGCGATTATAAATTAGGAGAACCGAATAATCTTCCCGGGTTTGACGATAACCTGTATGGGATTAAGACCGGAGAAACGAAGAACTTCTTCTATACTTATCCGAACGATTATCCGAGAGAAGATTTGGCCGGAAAGAAGATGGAATTCGCCATGACCTTAAAGGCGATCTACAAAGAAGTACTTCCTGAATTGGATGACGATCTTGCTAGCGAATACGATGGGTCTTCTTCTTTACAAGCTTTGAAAGATAAGATCAAAGCAGATCTACAAAAAAATTATACGGAAGCGGTCAAATCCAAGAAGATGGAAGACATCTACAAGGAATTGGTTGCGGATTCCAAGTTCGTATTCCCTGAGTCATATCTTACCGAAGAATCCGAGCATGTTTACCAAAATATGATGCAGGATGTTTTAGGAAGAGGTCAGGCCAGAATTCCAAAAGAACAGATCCCGAGTATCGAAAAATACGCGGAAATGGTAGGAAAACCCGTAGAAGAAGTAAGGGATTCCTTCAAAACCATAGCGGAGAACAGACTGAAAGGGTATTTCTCCAGACAGAAACTCGCTTCTGCGGAAAATATCGTTTTGACGGACGAGGATTTTGATCGGGAAATCTCAACCCTTGCCTCAAGATATGGTATGCCTGACGCCGATTTTAAAAAAGAATTGGAAAAAGGTAAACTTCTGGAAACTTACCGGGACAATTTTTTAGCAAAAAAGATAGACGATACCCTCTTCCAGCTTGTAGAAAAGAAATACAACGAGAAGATGAGTATCCGTCAGCTAAAGGAATTCCTTTCTAATAAGGAAACTGGAGAAGTATGGCAATAA